Proteins from a single region of Diorhabda sublineata isolate icDioSubl1.1 chromosome 2, icDioSubl1.1, whole genome shotgun sequence:
- the LOC130452868 gene encoding vascular endothelial growth factor receptor 1-like isoform X2: protein MNSNNKIVFLVIVTSDLVITSFANNFYSKPHILSEGVEDIIEPNTNYTIFCQGNRPLNWTIPSIEKDGDVKSWTSFTTEDEVPNNKQFKYGLRLYITNMSYSFVGFYNCHFNDAEDISDINNTNDRIYLFVDDHDHLAVDNNNFNYVYVRKGDTAVIPCRPTSPDVKVKLVTVDSEYGEEATFSDKIGFTFPVLDFGSGGGFKCVYSRKNLSLEYLYYLEIDDFTDPATSYLPTPNIADESKGHTVVGGDIKLNCSLRYTKSSVQFSWTTPTGPFDPNRMIHRDSPNDSILIVRNVTLDDMGVYTCTVSDHQGHVHSENITVNIFDRGEHEIIMRNIDNDYYQEAIAGDSYVEIKADVWGHPQPNFTWLDNMNHTIPLGKGKKYEVIYAQPIYGSINKQENITLKINNIDIKDFGNYTLVGRNGYTEETLTFFVNVTDKPSVIIRTDPFHLVGEEGIVQCIAAGNPTPQFRWEYKPCLRPECKYVTMDGEIIEREGFRITSEIKINTTEAGLVKCIVSNAVGSEIDVAAYHVSDVPGGFAITGFADTAIVDPNLGTASYALGENVSIKCSVAASNYSQVTWLLGSNQVQSNKRIKLDVARTIYSKSTILTIINSNRDDSGTYVCRAFTPSGMEETRSVNLQIKDPVKPKIVKTNMDDEIVEDFPKPVTILCLVDGLPKPKITWYKDGIIFEPAKSRMRLEEGRQVLVFNETAPEDAGVYRCEAVYKNDHDSKEVKLRFRNAPGRMQTWYLYIIALLLIALLFLMIYLCVRVKKERRLKREMQLLGLANFEKGAVENINPELGIDDQAELLPYDKKWEFPIERLKLGKQLGSGAFGIVLKGEAKHIIDGEPITTVAVKMVKKNADNSYIKALASELKIMVHLGKHLNVVNLLGACTKNVAKRELLVIVEYCRFGNLQNYLLKHRYDFINQIDPQTGEVNYHIGQELLDRTSSISSSKSNTNYSSMKYATLSFSDSSTVPCPNAMVDYRADPHSENTDMTALTQGDESLTLSNNSTQPEWRSNYRGDYKGNVNPISTKDLIAYAFQVASGMEYLASRKVLHGDLAARNILLNEENIVKICDFGLAKTMYKSDNYKKRGDCPLPVKWMAIESIRDRVFSTQSDCWSFGIVLWELFSLGRTPYPGMEADERLYHKLVDGYRLDSPEYCPKEIYKIMRDCWSAEPVTRPSFTKLTERIGSLLEDTVRRHYIDLNDPYLAMNTKMLEGQNDYLSMLSPPSSEVIMSPQYVNDKKTPSPLPEDGYMSMKPNTIFSPRLSDDGVFDFNVTNRKNLSSDTGKGLEMLPMLGATSEADGETPVSSPIAVSNPSYQIPPTIIVNKNNDETEIVKSSDNYVNMPQNKIVIKGKTMQDSKVNSKCENKNGIHHYVNENGQEWRSIKI, encoded by the exons CCAATAACTTCTACTCAAAACCGCATATTCTTAGTGAAGGAGTTGAAGATATTATCGAACCAAATACgaattacacaattttttgcCAAGGAAACAGACCACTTAATTGGACAATTCCTTCGATAGAAAAG GATGGAGATGTCAAATCATGGACATCGTTCACAACGGAGGACGAAGTTCCAAACAATAAACAGTTCAAATACGGACTCCGGTTGTATATAACGAATATGTCTTATTCATTCGTAGGTTTTTACAATTGTCATTTCAACGACGCTGAAGATATCAGTGACATTAACAATACAAATGATAGAATATATTTATTCGTTGACG ATCATGATCATTTGGCAGTtgacaataataatttcaattacgTTTACGTGAGAAAAGGTGATACCGCTGTTATCCCATGTCGACCAACTTCACCTGACGTTAAAGTCAAACTTGTCACAGTTGATTCGGAATACGGAGAA GAAGCAACATTCAGTGATAAAATAGGATTCACATTTCCTGTCTTAGACTTCGGTTCAGGCGGAGGATTTAAGTGCGTTTATTCTCGAAAAAATCTCTCATTAGAATATTTGTATTATCTAGAAATCGATGATTTTACTGATC ctGCAACGTCCTATCTTCCAACTCCCAATATTGCTGATGAAAGTAAAGGTCATACAGTTGTGGGTGGTGATATAAAGTTAAATTGTAGTCTACGATATACTAAAAGTAGTGTTCAGTTTTCTTGGACAACACCCACTGGACCATTTGAT ccAAATAGAATGATTCATAGAGACTCACCAAATGATTCGATATTAATAGTTCGTAACGTCACATTGGATGACATGGGAGTTTATACTTGCACTGTCTCGGATCATCAAGGTCACGTGCATTCCGAAAACATCACAGTTAATATTTTTG ATCGAGGTGAGCATGAAATCATAATGAGAAACATAGATAACGATTACTATCAGGAAGCGATAGCTGGAGATTCCTACGTAGAAATAAAAGCTGATGTTTGGGGTCACCCCCAACCTAATTTCACTTG GCTCGATAACATGAATCACACCATTCCAttaggaaaaggaaaaaaatatgaggTTATATACGCCCAACCAATATATGGTAGCATCAATAAGCAAGAaaatataactttgaaaatcaataatatCGACATTAAAGATTTCGGGAATTACACTTTAGTTGGAAGGAACGGATATACAGAGGAAACTCTCACGTTTTTTGTGAATGTGACTG ATAAACCTTCAGTAATAATAAGGACAGATCCATTCCATCTAGTAGGTGAAGAGGGTATAGTACAATGTATTGCTGCTGGGAATCCTACTCCCCAATTCCGTTGGGAATATAAACCTTGTCTGAGACCAGAATGTAAATACGTAACT ATGGATGGTGAAATAATAGAACGTGAAGGTTTTCGAATAacttctgaaataaaaattaacacaaCTGAGGCAGGTCTCGTGAAATGTATCGTGAGCAATGCCGTGGGCTCTGAAATAGATGTCGCTGCTTATCATGTTTCGG acGTTCCTGGTGGGTTCGCCATAACTGGATTTGCAGATACAGCAATTGTTGATCCCAATCTAGGGACAGCTTCTTATGCCTTAGGTGAAAATGTTTCGATCAAGTGTTCAGTTGCTGCATCAAATTACAGTCAAGTCACTTGGTTACTTGGCTCAAATCAAGTCCAATCAAATAAGA GAATTAAATTGGATGTAGCCAGAACGATTTATTCCAAGAGTacaatattaacaattattaataGTAATCGAGATGATTCTGGAACGTATGTTTGTCGAGCATTTACTCCTAGTGGAATGGAAGAGACTAGATCCGTTAATCTTCAGATAAAAg atCCTGTGAAACctaaaattgttaaaacaaatATGGATGACGAAATTGTTGAGGATTTTCCTAAGCCAGTTACAATACTATGCCTAGTTGATGGATTACCAAAGCCCAAAATTACATGGTATAAG GATGGTATCATTTTCGAGCCAGCTAAATCTAGGATGCGTCTTGAAGAAGGCAGACAAGTTCTTGTTTTTAACGAAACAGCTCCCGAAGATGCTGGAGTATATAGATGTGAAGCTGTCTATAAAAACGATCACGATTCCAAAGAAGTTAAACTACGATTTAGAA ATGCTCCCGGACGTATGCAAACTTGGTATCTCTATATCATTGCGTTACTTTTGATAGCTCTTCTTTTCTTAATGATATACTTGTGCGTGAGAGTGAAAAAAGAAAGG AGACTCAAGAGGGAAATGCAGCTATTAGGTTTGgccaattttgaaaaaggagCTGTTGAAAATATCAATCCCGAATTAGGAATCGACGACCAAGCAGAACTTTTGCCCTATGATAAAAAATGGGAGTTTCCCATAGAACGATTAAAATTAg GTAAGCAGTTAGGTTCAGGAGCATTTGGGATAGTTTTGAAAGGAGAAGCTAAGCATATCATCGATGGCGAACCAATAACAACAGTTGCAGTGAAAATGGTGAAGAAAAATGCAGACAACAGTTATATCAAGGCACTAGCTTCCGAATTGAAAATTATGGTTCACCTTGGAAAGCATCTGAATGTTGTCAATCTACTGGGAGCTTGTACAAAAAATGTCGCAAAAA GAGAATTACTGGTGATTGTCGAATACTGTCGATTCGGAAATTTACAAAACTATTTACTGAAACATCGTTACGACTTTATAAATCAAATCGATCCCCAAACTGGTGAAGTTAACTACCATATTGGCCAAGAACTTCTAGACAGAACTTCTTCTATATCGAGTAGTAAAAG taaCACAAACTATTCTTCAATGAAGTATGCAACTTTGTCCTTTTCGGATTCGTCTACTGTTCCATGCCCTAATGCCATGGTTGATTATAGAGCTGATCCTCATTCAGAAAACACTGATATGACGGCATTAACGCAAG GTGATGAAAGCTTGACACTAAGTAATAATAGTACACAGCCCGAATGGCGCTCAAATTATAGAGGTGACTATAAAGGAAATGTCAACCCGATTAGTACAAAGGACCTTATAGCCTATGCCTTCCAAGTTGCCAGTGGCATGGAATATTTGGCTTCACGAAAG gTACTCCATGGCGATCTTGCGGCAAGAAATATACTTTTAaacgaagaaaatattgtaaaaatatgtgattttggATTAGCCAAGACTATGTACAAAAGtgataattacaaaaaacgagGAGAT TGCCCGTTACCAGTGAAATGGATGGCTATAGAATCCATAAGAGATAGAGTATTTTCCACCCAGTCGGATTGTTGGTCCTTCGGAATAGTATTATGGGAACTATTTTCACTTGGAAGAACTCCTTATCCTGGAATGGAGGCAGATGAGAGGCTATATCATAAATTGGTGGATGGTTATAGACTAGACAGTCCTGAATATTGTCCCAAAGAAAT atataaaataatgagagATTGTTGGTCTGCTGAACCAGTTACAAGGCCTTCTTTCACCAAACTGACCGAACGGATTGGTTCATTACTTGAAGATACAGTGAGAAGG CACTACATTGATCTCAACGATCCGTACCTTGCCATGAACACAAAAATGTTGGAAGGGCAAAATGATTATCTCTCGATGTTGAGCCCACCTAGCTCCGAAGTAATTATGAGTCCACAGTACGTCAATGACAAGAAGACACCATCACCTCTCCCTGAAGATGGTTATATGAGTATGAAACCAAATACTATCTTCAGTCCACGACTTTCTGATG ATGGAGTATTCGACTTCAATGTAACAAATAGGAAAAATCTGTCATCAGATACTGGGAAAGGTCTCGAGATGTTACCAATGCTAGGAGCTACATCAGAAGCAGATGGTGAAACTCCTGTTAGTAGTCCTATTGCAGTATCCAATCCGAGCTATCAAATTCCACCAACGATAATTGTCAACAAAAATAACGACGAAACCGAAATCGTGAAATCATCTGATAACTATGTGAATATGCCACAAAACAAAATTGTGATAAAAGGCAAAACTATGCAAGATAGTAAAGTTAATTCAAAGTgcgaaaataaaaatggaatacATCATTATGTGAACGAAAATGGTCAGGAATGGAGAAGTATTAAGATAtaa
- the LOC130452868 gene encoding vascular endothelial growth factor receptor 1-like isoform X1 encodes MNSNNKIVFLVIVTSDLVITSFANNFYSKPHILSEGVEDIIEPNTNYTIFCQGNRPLNWTIPSIEKDGDVKSWTSFTTEDEVPNNKQFKYGLRLYITNMSYSFVGFYNCHFNDAEDISDINNTNDRIYLFVDDHDHLAVDNNNFNYVYVRKGDTAVIPCRPTSPDVKVKLVTVDSEYGEVPLNVLGEGDNTIYRYHPFYGIFTNDTNNEKETLFRCDYFKGNLTKQVMVFLTIETATSYLPTPNIADESKGHTVVGGDIKLNCSLRYTKSSVQFSWTTPTGPFDPNRMIHRDSPNDSILIVRNVTLDDMGVYTCTVSDHQGHVHSENITVNIFDRGEHEIIMRNIDNDYYQEAIAGDSYVEIKADVWGHPQPNFTWLDNMNHTIPLGKGKKYEVIYAQPIYGSINKQENITLKINNIDIKDFGNYTLVGRNGYTEETLTFFVNVTDKPSVIIRTDPFHLVGEEGIVQCIAAGNPTPQFRWEYKPCLRPECKYVTMDGEIIEREGFRITSEIKINTTEAGLVKCIVSNAVGSEIDVAAYHVSDVPGGFAITGFADTAIVDPNLGTASYALGENVSIKCSVAASNYSQVTWLLGSNQVQSNKRIKLDVARTIYSKSTILTIINSNRDDSGTYVCRAFTPSGMEETRSVNLQIKDPVKPKIVKTNMDDEIVEDFPKPVTILCLVDGLPKPKITWYKDGIIFEPAKSRMRLEEGRQVLVFNETAPEDAGVYRCEAVYKNDHDSKEVKLRFRNAPGRMQTWYLYIIALLLIALLFLMIYLCVRVKKERRLKREMQLLGLANFEKGAVENINPELGIDDQAELLPYDKKWEFPIERLKLGKQLGSGAFGIVLKGEAKHIIDGEPITTVAVKMVKKNADNSYIKALASELKIMVHLGKHLNVVNLLGACTKNVAKRELLVIVEYCRFGNLQNYLLKHRYDFINQIDPQTGEVNYHIGQELLDRTSSISSSKSNTNYSSMKYATLSFSDSSTVPCPNAMVDYRADPHSENTDMTALTQGDESLTLSNNSTQPEWRSNYRGDYKGNVNPISTKDLIAYAFQVASGMEYLASRKVLHGDLAARNILLNEENIVKICDFGLAKTMYKSDNYKKRGDCPLPVKWMAIESIRDRVFSTQSDCWSFGIVLWELFSLGRTPYPGMEADERLYHKLVDGYRLDSPEYCPKEIYKIMRDCWSAEPVTRPSFTKLTERIGSLLEDTVRRHYIDLNDPYLAMNTKMLEGQNDYLSMLSPPSSEVIMSPQYVNDKKTPSPLPEDGYMSMKPNTIFSPRLSDDGVFDFNVTNRKNLSSDTGKGLEMLPMLGATSEADGETPVSSPIAVSNPSYQIPPTIIVNKNNDETEIVKSSDNYVNMPQNKIVIKGKTMQDSKVNSKCENKNGIHHYVNENGQEWRSIKI; translated from the exons CCAATAACTTCTACTCAAAACCGCATATTCTTAGTGAAGGAGTTGAAGATATTATCGAACCAAATACgaattacacaattttttgcCAAGGAAACAGACCACTTAATTGGACAATTCCTTCGATAGAAAAG GATGGAGATGTCAAATCATGGACATCGTTCACAACGGAGGACGAAGTTCCAAACAATAAACAGTTCAAATACGGACTCCGGTTGTATATAACGAATATGTCTTATTCATTCGTAGGTTTTTACAATTGTCATTTCAACGACGCTGAAGATATCAGTGACATTAACAATACAAATGATAGAATATATTTATTCGTTGACG ATCATGATCATTTGGCAGTtgacaataataatttcaattacgTTTACGTGAGAAAAGGTGATACCGCTGTTATCCCATGTCGACCAACTTCACCTGACGTTAAAGTCAAACTTGTCACAGTTGATTCGGAATACGGAGAA GTACCATTAAATGTCCTTGGAGAAGGAGATAACACTATTTATAGATATCATCCTTTTTACGGCATTTTCACGAACGATACAAACAACGAAAAGGAAACTTTATTTCGCTGTGATTACTTCAAGGGGAATTTGACAAAACAAGTGATGGTATTTTTAACTATTGAAA ctGCAACGTCCTATCTTCCAACTCCCAATATTGCTGATGAAAGTAAAGGTCATACAGTTGTGGGTGGTGATATAAAGTTAAATTGTAGTCTACGATATACTAAAAGTAGTGTTCAGTTTTCTTGGACAACACCCACTGGACCATTTGAT ccAAATAGAATGATTCATAGAGACTCACCAAATGATTCGATATTAATAGTTCGTAACGTCACATTGGATGACATGGGAGTTTATACTTGCACTGTCTCGGATCATCAAGGTCACGTGCATTCCGAAAACATCACAGTTAATATTTTTG ATCGAGGTGAGCATGAAATCATAATGAGAAACATAGATAACGATTACTATCAGGAAGCGATAGCTGGAGATTCCTACGTAGAAATAAAAGCTGATGTTTGGGGTCACCCCCAACCTAATTTCACTTG GCTCGATAACATGAATCACACCATTCCAttaggaaaaggaaaaaaatatgaggTTATATACGCCCAACCAATATATGGTAGCATCAATAAGCAAGAaaatataactttgaaaatcaataatatCGACATTAAAGATTTCGGGAATTACACTTTAGTTGGAAGGAACGGATATACAGAGGAAACTCTCACGTTTTTTGTGAATGTGACTG ATAAACCTTCAGTAATAATAAGGACAGATCCATTCCATCTAGTAGGTGAAGAGGGTATAGTACAATGTATTGCTGCTGGGAATCCTACTCCCCAATTCCGTTGGGAATATAAACCTTGTCTGAGACCAGAATGTAAATACGTAACT ATGGATGGTGAAATAATAGAACGTGAAGGTTTTCGAATAacttctgaaataaaaattaacacaaCTGAGGCAGGTCTCGTGAAATGTATCGTGAGCAATGCCGTGGGCTCTGAAATAGATGTCGCTGCTTATCATGTTTCGG acGTTCCTGGTGGGTTCGCCATAACTGGATTTGCAGATACAGCAATTGTTGATCCCAATCTAGGGACAGCTTCTTATGCCTTAGGTGAAAATGTTTCGATCAAGTGTTCAGTTGCTGCATCAAATTACAGTCAAGTCACTTGGTTACTTGGCTCAAATCAAGTCCAATCAAATAAGA GAATTAAATTGGATGTAGCCAGAACGATTTATTCCAAGAGTacaatattaacaattattaataGTAATCGAGATGATTCTGGAACGTATGTTTGTCGAGCATTTACTCCTAGTGGAATGGAAGAGACTAGATCCGTTAATCTTCAGATAAAAg atCCTGTGAAACctaaaattgttaaaacaaatATGGATGACGAAATTGTTGAGGATTTTCCTAAGCCAGTTACAATACTATGCCTAGTTGATGGATTACCAAAGCCCAAAATTACATGGTATAAG GATGGTATCATTTTCGAGCCAGCTAAATCTAGGATGCGTCTTGAAGAAGGCAGACAAGTTCTTGTTTTTAACGAAACAGCTCCCGAAGATGCTGGAGTATATAGATGTGAAGCTGTCTATAAAAACGATCACGATTCCAAAGAAGTTAAACTACGATTTAGAA ATGCTCCCGGACGTATGCAAACTTGGTATCTCTATATCATTGCGTTACTTTTGATAGCTCTTCTTTTCTTAATGATATACTTGTGCGTGAGAGTGAAAAAAGAAAGG AGACTCAAGAGGGAAATGCAGCTATTAGGTTTGgccaattttgaaaaaggagCTGTTGAAAATATCAATCCCGAATTAGGAATCGACGACCAAGCAGAACTTTTGCCCTATGATAAAAAATGGGAGTTTCCCATAGAACGATTAAAATTAg GTAAGCAGTTAGGTTCAGGAGCATTTGGGATAGTTTTGAAAGGAGAAGCTAAGCATATCATCGATGGCGAACCAATAACAACAGTTGCAGTGAAAATGGTGAAGAAAAATGCAGACAACAGTTATATCAAGGCACTAGCTTCCGAATTGAAAATTATGGTTCACCTTGGAAAGCATCTGAATGTTGTCAATCTACTGGGAGCTTGTACAAAAAATGTCGCAAAAA GAGAATTACTGGTGATTGTCGAATACTGTCGATTCGGAAATTTACAAAACTATTTACTGAAACATCGTTACGACTTTATAAATCAAATCGATCCCCAAACTGGTGAAGTTAACTACCATATTGGCCAAGAACTTCTAGACAGAACTTCTTCTATATCGAGTAGTAAAAG taaCACAAACTATTCTTCAATGAAGTATGCAACTTTGTCCTTTTCGGATTCGTCTACTGTTCCATGCCCTAATGCCATGGTTGATTATAGAGCTGATCCTCATTCAGAAAACACTGATATGACGGCATTAACGCAAG GTGATGAAAGCTTGACACTAAGTAATAATAGTACACAGCCCGAATGGCGCTCAAATTATAGAGGTGACTATAAAGGAAATGTCAACCCGATTAGTACAAAGGACCTTATAGCCTATGCCTTCCAAGTTGCCAGTGGCATGGAATATTTGGCTTCACGAAAG gTACTCCATGGCGATCTTGCGGCAAGAAATATACTTTTAaacgaagaaaatattgtaaaaatatgtgattttggATTAGCCAAGACTATGTACAAAAGtgataattacaaaaaacgagGAGAT TGCCCGTTACCAGTGAAATGGATGGCTATAGAATCCATAAGAGATAGAGTATTTTCCACCCAGTCGGATTGTTGGTCCTTCGGAATAGTATTATGGGAACTATTTTCACTTGGAAGAACTCCTTATCCTGGAATGGAGGCAGATGAGAGGCTATATCATAAATTGGTGGATGGTTATAGACTAGACAGTCCTGAATATTGTCCCAAAGAAAT atataaaataatgagagATTGTTGGTCTGCTGAACCAGTTACAAGGCCTTCTTTCACCAAACTGACCGAACGGATTGGTTCATTACTTGAAGATACAGTGAGAAGG CACTACATTGATCTCAACGATCCGTACCTTGCCATGAACACAAAAATGTTGGAAGGGCAAAATGATTATCTCTCGATGTTGAGCCCACCTAGCTCCGAAGTAATTATGAGTCCACAGTACGTCAATGACAAGAAGACACCATCACCTCTCCCTGAAGATGGTTATATGAGTATGAAACCAAATACTATCTTCAGTCCACGACTTTCTGATG ATGGAGTATTCGACTTCAATGTAACAAATAGGAAAAATCTGTCATCAGATACTGGGAAAGGTCTCGAGATGTTACCAATGCTAGGAGCTACATCAGAAGCAGATGGTGAAACTCCTGTTAGTAGTCCTATTGCAGTATCCAATCCGAGCTATCAAATTCCACCAACGATAATTGTCAACAAAAATAACGACGAAACCGAAATCGTGAAATCATCTGATAACTATGTGAATATGCCACAAAACAAAATTGTGATAAAAGGCAAAACTATGCAAGATAGTAAAGTTAATTCAAAGTgcgaaaataaaaatggaatacATCATTATGTGAACGAAAATGGTCAGGAATGGAGAAGTATTAAGATAtaa